Proteins encoded by one window of Cyanobium sp. NS01:
- the metH gene encoding methionine synthase codes for MTPALSSSPAAAAAAEGSKPQRLGFLERLHAPERPVLVFDGATGTSLQQMDLSAEDFGGAALEGCNEYLVISRPDAVQAVHRQFLEVGADVIETDTFGATSLVLAEYDIADQAFALNKRAAELAREVADAYSTPDKPRFVAGSMGPTTKLPTLGHVDFDAMKASFAEQAEGLLAGDVDLFIVETCQDVLQIKAALQGIEVAFERTGERRPLMVSVTMETTGTMLVGSDIAAVVAILEPFPIDVLGLNCATGPEQMKEHIRYLSAHSPFVVSCIPNAGLPENVGGVAHYRLTPVEMTMQLMHFVEDLGVQVIGGCCGTTPAHIGALTEMAASLRPAPRAVRTPETRHARPLLQVEPAAASIYGTTPYHQDNSFLIIGERLNASGSKKVRELLAEEDWDGLVAVARGQVKENAHVLDVNVDYVGRDGVRDMHDLVSRLVTNVNLPLMLDSTEWQKMEAGLKVAGGKCILNSTNYEDGDERFFKVLELARQYGAGVVVGTIDEEGMARTAQRKFAIAQRAYRDALEFGIPAHELFYDPLALPISTGIEEDRGNAMATVESIRMIRENLPGVHVVLGVSNVSFGLSPASRIVLNSVFLHECCQAGMDAAIVSPAKILPLVKISEEHQQVCRDLIYDERRFESDQPGAICTYDPLTELTTLFEGVSAKEARASGPSLADLPVEERLKQHIIDGERIGLEGSLEEALQRYPALHIVNTFLLDGMKVVGELFGSGQMQLPFVLQSAETMKAAVATLEPHMERLEGESSSKGKFLIATVKGDVHDIGKNLVDIILTNNGYEVINLGIKQSCDAIIEAQQKHQADCIAMSGLLVKSTAFMKDNLAAFNEVGITAPVILGGAALTPRFVHGDCRATYAGQVVYGRDAFADLRFMDALMEAKAAEGWDDRQGFLNGTPEGVGLSDGPAVEPGDSPSTRPDDGEATGAEAALAEALQKAQAGPNDHRSDTVPEEQALEPPFWGSRVLSEAEIPLHEVFAYLDRNALFAGQWQLRKTQQQSREDYEAMLVAKAEPVLQQWQQRCLEEQLLTPRVAYGYFPCGRQGNAVLLFDPRNPAQQLGRFELPRQRGGNRYCIADFYRDLASGPAGEPVATDVMPMQAVTMGERASQFARELFAADQYTDYLYFHGLGVQMAEALAEWLHARIRRELGFAAQEPQALRDVLAQRYRGSRYSFGYPACPNVADSRQQLAWLGAERIGLSMDESDQLEPEQSTTALVALHSKARYFSA; via the coding sequence ATGACCCCAGCCCTGTCATCGAGTCCGGCCGCTGCGGCCGCTGCGGAGGGATCCAAGCCCCAGCGCCTGGGCTTCCTCGAGCGCCTGCACGCCCCTGAGCGCCCGGTGCTGGTGTTCGACGGTGCCACCGGCACCTCGCTGCAGCAGATGGATCTCAGCGCCGAGGACTTCGGCGGTGCGGCCCTGGAGGGCTGCAACGAGTATCTGGTGATCAGCCGTCCGGATGCGGTGCAGGCCGTGCACCGGCAGTTCCTGGAGGTGGGCGCCGATGTGATCGAAACCGACACCTTCGGGGCCACCTCCCTGGTGCTGGCCGAATACGACATCGCCGACCAGGCCTTTGCGCTGAACAAGCGCGCCGCCGAACTGGCCCGCGAGGTGGCCGACGCCTACAGCACCCCCGACAAGCCCCGCTTCGTGGCCGGCTCCATGGGCCCCACCACCAAGCTGCCCACCCTGGGCCATGTGGACTTCGACGCCATGAAGGCCTCCTTCGCCGAGCAGGCCGAGGGATTGCTGGCCGGCGATGTGGATCTCTTCATCGTGGAGACCTGCCAGGACGTGCTGCAGATCAAGGCCGCCCTGCAGGGCATCGAGGTGGCCTTCGAGCGCACCGGTGAGCGCCGGCCACTGATGGTGAGCGTCACCATGGAAACCACCGGCACCATGCTGGTGGGCTCCGACATCGCGGCTGTGGTGGCGATCCTGGAGCCGTTCCCGATCGATGTGCTGGGCCTCAACTGCGCCACCGGGCCGGAGCAGATGAAGGAGCACATCCGCTACCTCAGCGCCCACAGTCCCTTCGTGGTGAGCTGCATCCCGAACGCGGGTCTGCCGGAGAACGTGGGCGGCGTGGCCCACTACCGGCTGACGCCGGTGGAGATGACGATGCAGCTGATGCACTTCGTCGAAGATCTCGGCGTGCAGGTGATCGGCGGCTGCTGCGGCACCACCCCGGCTCACATCGGTGCCCTCACGGAGATGGCGGCCAGCCTCAGGCCGGCGCCACGGGCCGTGCGTACCCCCGAAACCCGCCATGCGCGGCCGCTGCTGCAGGTGGAGCCGGCGGCGGCCTCGATCTACGGCACCACGCCCTATCACCAGGACAATTCCTTCCTGATCATCGGCGAACGCCTCAACGCCAGCGGTAGCAAAAAGGTGCGCGAGCTGCTGGCCGAGGAGGACTGGGATGGCCTGGTGGCGGTGGCGCGCGGCCAGGTGAAGGAGAACGCCCACGTGCTCGATGTGAACGTGGACTATGTGGGTCGCGATGGCGTGCGCGACATGCACGACCTGGTGAGTCGGCTGGTGACCAATGTGAACCTGCCGCTGATGCTCGATTCCACCGAGTGGCAGAAGATGGAGGCGGGCCTGAAGGTGGCCGGTGGCAAGTGCATCCTCAACTCCACCAACTACGAAGACGGCGACGAACGCTTCTTCAAGGTGCTTGAACTGGCCCGCCAGTATGGGGCTGGCGTGGTGGTGGGCACGATCGACGAGGAAGGCATGGCCCGCACGGCGCAGCGCAAGTTCGCGATTGCCCAGCGCGCCTACCGGGATGCCCTGGAGTTCGGCATTCCGGCCCATGAGCTCTTCTACGATCCCCTCGCTCTGCCGATCTCCACGGGTATCGAGGAAGACCGGGGCAATGCCATGGCCACGGTGGAGTCGATCCGCATGATCCGCGAGAACCTGCCGGGTGTTCACGTGGTGCTCGGTGTCAGCAATGTGAGCTTCGGACTCTCACCAGCTTCCCGCATTGTGTTGAACTCGGTGTTTCTGCACGAGTGCTGCCAGGCCGGCATGGATGCGGCCATCGTGAGCCCGGCCAAGATCCTGCCACTGGTCAAGATCAGTGAGGAGCACCAGCAGGTGTGCCGTGATCTGATCTACGACGAGCGCCGTTTCGAGAGTGACCAGCCGGGGGCCATCTGCACCTACGACCCCCTCACAGAGCTCACCACCCTGTTTGAAGGAGTGAGCGCCAAGGAGGCCCGTGCCTCAGGCCCTTCCCTGGCTGATCTGCCGGTGGAAGAGCGGCTCAAGCAGCACATCATCGATGGTGAGCGCATCGGGCTGGAGGGCTCGCTTGAAGAGGCGCTGCAGCGTTACCCGGCCCTGCACATCGTCAACACCTTCCTGCTCGATGGCATGAAGGTGGTGGGCGAGCTGTTCGGCTCAGGGCAGATGCAACTGCCGTTTGTGCTGCAGAGCGCCGAAACCATGAAAGCTGCCGTGGCCACCCTGGAGCCACACATGGAGCGGCTCGAAGGCGAGAGCTCCAGCAAGGGCAAGTTTCTGATCGCCACCGTGAAGGGCGATGTGCACGACATCGGCAAGAATCTCGTTGATATCATCCTCACAAATAATGGCTACGAAGTGATTAACCTGGGTATCAAGCAGAGCTGTGATGCCATCATCGAAGCCCAGCAGAAGCACCAGGCTGATTGCATTGCCATGAGTGGCCTGCTGGTGAAGTCCACCGCCTTCATGAAGGACAATCTGGCGGCCTTCAATGAGGTGGGCATCACGGCCCCGGTGATTCTCGGCGGCGCGGCGCTGACGCCCCGCTTCGTGCACGGCGACTGCCGCGCCACCTATGCGGGCCAAGTGGTGTATGGCCGTGATGCCTTTGCGGATCTGCGCTTCATGGACGCCCTGATGGAGGCCAAGGCGGCCGAGGGCTGGGACGACCGGCAAGGGTTTCTCAACGGCACCCCGGAGGGTGTGGGCCTCAGTGACGGTCCGGCTGTGGAGCCCGGCGACAGCCCGTCCACCCGGCCAGATGACGGGGAAGCCACAGGTGCCGAGGCGGCGCTGGCAGAAGCCCTCCAGAAAGCCCAGGCGGGCCCCAACGATCACCGCTCCGACACCGTGCCGGAGGAGCAGGCCCTGGAACCGCCCTTCTGGGGCAGCCGCGTGCTCAGCGAGGCCGAGATTCCCCTGCACGAGGTGTTCGCCTATCTCGATCGCAACGCCCTCTTTGCCGGTCAGTGGCAGCTGCGCAAGACCCAGCAGCAGAGCCGCGAGGATTACGAGGCCATGTTGGTCGCCAAGGCGGAGCCGGTGCTGCAGCAGTGGCAGCAGCGCTGCCTCGAGGAGCAGCTGCTCACTCCCCGGGTGGCCTATGGCTATTTCCCCTGCGGCCGCCAGGGCAATGCCGTGCTGCTGTTTGACCCCCGGAACCCCGCTCAGCAGCTGGGCCGCTTCGAACTGCCGCGCCAGCGCGGCGGCAACCGCTATTGCATCGCCGACTTCTACCGCGACCTGGCCAGCGGCCCCGCCGGCGAGCCCGTGGCCACCGACGTGATGCCGATGCAGGCGGTGACCATGGGCGAGCGGGCCAGTCAGTTTGCCCGGGAGCTGTTCGCGGCCGACCAGTACACCGACTACCTCTACTTCCACGGCCTGGGCGTGCAGATGGCCGAGGCCCTCGCCGAGTGGCTCCACGCCCGCATCCGCCGCGAGCTGGGCTTCGCGGCCCAGGAGCCCCAGGCACTGCGCGACGTGCTCGCCCAGCGCTACCGGGGCAGCCGTTACTCCTTCGGCTACCCGGCCTGTCCGAACGTGGCCGACTCGCGCCAGCAACTGGCGTGGCTCGGCGCTGAGCGCATCGGGCTGAGCATGGACGAGAGCGACCAGCTGGAGCCCGAGCAGAGCACCACGGCCCTGGTGGCCCTGCACAGCAAAGCCCGCTACTTCAGTGCCTGA
- a CDS encoding DUF4090 family protein, with protein sequence MAIAGPDGVDAAIQAGVDLDGSPIPAGMLSLYREVMELESRRARSGVTKSMRNRVVKTGSKHLDQASLDARLKAAGWEGLKAKEIAFFYA encoded by the coding sequence ATGGCGATTGCCGGTCCTGATGGTGTCGATGCCGCCATCCAGGCGGGAGTGGACCTGGACGGTTCACCCATCCCCGCAGGCATGCTCAGCCTCTACAGAGAGGTGATGGAGCTCGAAAGCCGCCGGGCCCGCAGCGGCGTGACCAAATCGATGCGCAACCGGGTGGTCAAGACCGGCTCCAAGCATCTGGACCAGGCCAGCCTCGATGCCCGCCTCAAGGCGGCCGGTTGGGAGGGGCTCAAGGCCAAGGAGATCGCCTTCTTCTACGCCTGA
- a CDS encoding DUF2237 family protein encodes MDHVTQTSTRPVADQNVLGEPLELCSCEPMTGWFRDGNCRTNGADLGRHTVCCVVNEAFLNYSRAQGNDLSTPAPQYGFPGLRAGDHWCVCAPRWLEAYEDGMAPPVRLQATEASTLEVIPLEVLRQHAA; translated from the coding sequence TTGGACCACGTGACCCAGACCAGTACCAGGCCGGTGGCCGACCAGAACGTGCTCGGGGAGCCCCTGGAGCTGTGCAGCTGTGAGCCGATGACCGGCTGGTTCCGCGACGGCAACTGCCGCACCAACGGCGCCGACCTGGGCCGCCACACCGTGTGCTGTGTGGTCAACGAGGCCTTTCTCAACTACAGCCGCGCCCAGGGCAACGACCTGAGCACCCCGGCGCCGCAGTACGGCTTCCCCGGCCTGCGAGCCGGCGACCACTGGTGCGTCTGCGCACCGCGCTGGCTGGAGGCCTACGAAGACGGCATGGCGCCACCGGTGCGGCTGCAGGCCACCGAGGCCAGCACCCTGGAGGTGATCCCCCTGGAGGTGCTGCGTCAGCACGCCGCCTGA
- a CDS encoding SDR family NAD(P)-dependent oxidoreductase encodes MARADSVFRSWCGRALVVGCGGIGQALLRELARRAPALELLGASRRDFRTAEPAVAWLPLDVTCDHSLQQLGESLAEGPPLRLVLNSTGLLHDTELQPEKRLSQVSRSTLERSFAVNAFAPILLAQAIEPFLPKQEPFHLASLSARVGSIGDNGLGGWYGYRAAKAAQNQLLHTLALEWRRRLPLGCVSLLHPGTTATALSGPFQANVPPERLFSPERAAGHLLDVLEGLGPEQSGRFWAWDGAPIPW; translated from the coding sequence ATGGCCCGTGCCGATTCCGTCTTCCGCTCCTGGTGTGGTCGGGCCCTGGTGGTGGGCTGCGGCGGCATCGGCCAGGCCCTGCTGCGGGAGCTGGCCCGCCGTGCGCCGGCTCTGGAGTTGCTGGGGGCCTCCCGGCGCGACTTCCGCACGGCTGAGCCTGCCGTGGCCTGGCTGCCTCTGGATGTGACCTGTGATCACAGCCTGCAGCAGCTGGGCGAGTCCCTGGCGGAGGGGCCACCGCTACGGCTCGTGCTCAACAGCACCGGGCTGCTGCATGACACCGAGCTGCAGCCCGAGAAGCGGCTGTCCCAGGTGAGCCGCTCGACCCTGGAGCGCAGCTTCGCGGTGAACGCCTTTGCCCCGATTCTGCTGGCCCAGGCGATCGAGCCGTTCCTGCCGAAGCAGGAGCCCTTTCATCTGGCCAGCCTCTCGGCCCGGGTGGGCAGCATCGGCGATAACGGCCTGGGGGGCTGGTATGGCTACCGGGCGGCCAAGGCCGCCCAGAATCAGCTGTTGCACACCCTGGCCCTGGAATGGCGCCGGCGGCTGCCGCTCGGCTGCGTCAGCCTGCTGCATCCCGGCACCACCGCCACGGCCCTCTCAGGGCCCTTTCAGGCCAATGTGCCCCCCGAGCGGCTGTTCAGCCCCGAGCGGGCCGCTGGCCACCTGCTCGATGTGCTCGAGGGGCTGGGGCCGGAGCAGAGCGGGCGGTTCTGGGCCTGGGATGGAGCGCCGATCCCCTGGTAG
- a CDS encoding NAD(P)H-dependent glycerol-3-phosphate dehydrogenase produces MPLRIAVLGRGAWGQTLAELWQQQGHSLSSWSRRDGVAPAGVLPGADLVVAAVAMAGIEGLARWLGPHWPSGTPLLSCTKGLDLDLLATPSQLWRRQLGAVPLLVLSGPNLAAELRQGLPAAAVLASDDLPLAQRLQAELSSSTLRLYTNPDPVGTEVAGALKNVIAVAAGVADGLALGANARAALLTRGLAEIGVVLAGLGGQPATLYGLAGLGDLMATATSDLSRNYRSGRLLSEGLAPAEVERSIGATVEGLRTARAALVLADRHGWQLPITAQVVALLDGRCSPDQAAQALMQRQLRPEVQGQPQPQPWAQP; encoded by the coding sequence ATGCCCCTTCGCATCGCCGTGCTCGGCCGCGGAGCCTGGGGCCAGACCCTGGCTGAGCTGTGGCAGCAGCAGGGCCACAGCCTCAGCAGCTGGTCCCGGCGCGATGGGGTCGCCCCCGCCGGGGTGCTGCCTGGGGCCGATCTGGTGGTGGCGGCTGTGGCGATGGCGGGCATCGAAGGCCTGGCCCGCTGGCTTGGGCCCCACTGGCCCTCGGGCACGCCCCTGCTGAGCTGCACCAAGGGCCTCGACCTCGACCTGCTGGCCACTCCGAGCCAGCTCTGGCGCCGCCAGCTCGGCGCGGTGCCGCTGCTGGTGCTCAGCGGCCCCAACCTGGCTGCGGAACTGCGTCAGGGCCTGCCCGCCGCCGCGGTGCTCGCCAGCGACGACCTGCCGCTGGCCCAGCGGTTGCAGGCCGAGCTCAGCAGCAGCACCCTGCGGCTGTACACGAATCCCGATCCGGTCGGCACCGAAGTGGCAGGGGCACTCAAGAACGTGATCGCCGTGGCGGCCGGCGTTGCCGACGGTCTCGCCCTGGGGGCCAACGCCCGGGCTGCCCTGCTGACGCGAGGCCTGGCGGAGATCGGTGTGGTGCTCGCCGGTCTCGGGGGCCAGCCCGCCACCCTCTATGGCCTCGCTGGCCTGGGCGACCTGATGGCCACGGCCACCAGCGACCTCAGTCGCAACTACCGCAGCGGCCGGCTGCTCTCGGAGGGGCTGGCCCCGGCGGAGGTGGAGCGCAGCATCGGGGCCACGGTGGAGGGCCTGCGCACGGCCCGTGCGGCCCTGGTGCTGGCGGATCGCCATGGCTGGCAGCTGCCGATCACGGCCCAGGTGGTGGCTCTGCTGGATGGTCGCTGCAGTCCAGACCAGGCGGCCCAGGCGTTGATGCAGCGCCAGCTGCGGCCCGAGGTCCAGGGTCAGCCACAGCCACAGCCGTGGGCGCAGCCATGA
- a CDS encoding PhzF family phenazine biosynthesis protein codes for MKLPAVLVEAFASGPCSGNGAAVVLVNQPLPDSCLQGLARSLNQSETAFLWRQQQEWQLRWFTPTCEVPLCGHATLAALLALGHWGLVAPGSTLRFHSLSGPLEARLLTSPATMAAGLAAGWIVLPSSGLVPAPLPQELGNLVSTWLACGVEGHWTSPLGYTVLLLPASAPLASAVLPASAIPPGQRPGLVLMQPLAAEGPAAPAVLNETCRYQLRFLAPGLGIDEDPVTGSAHALVAPWWLQQLELPRVAGWQCSPRPGGMVCEAAFSGMIRLSGSGHLLWDGHVHLGSGDDFPGRLG; via the coding sequence ATGAAGCTTCCCGCCGTGCTGGTGGAGGCCTTTGCCTCAGGGCCCTGCAGCGGCAACGGAGCGGCTGTGGTGCTGGTCAACCAGCCGCTGCCGGACAGCTGCCTGCAGGGGCTGGCCCGCAGCCTCAACCAATCGGAGACCGCCTTCCTCTGGCGGCAGCAGCAGGAGTGGCAGCTCCGCTGGTTCACGCCCACCTGTGAGGTGCCCCTCTGCGGCCATGCCACCTTGGCGGCGCTGCTGGCCCTGGGCCACTGGGGCCTGGTGGCGCCGGGGTCGACGCTGCGCTTCCACAGCCTCAGCGGCCCCCTGGAGGCCAGGCTGCTCACCAGCCCCGCAACAATGGCGGCTGGCCTGGCTGCCGGCTGGATCGTGCTGCCCAGCAGTGGCCTGGTGCCTGCCCCGCTGCCCCAGGAACTAGGCAACCTGGTGAGCACATGGCTGGCCTGCGGCGTTGAGGGCCACTGGACGTCCCCTCTCGGCTACACGGTGCTGCTGCTGCCGGCCTCCGCCCCCCTGGCCTCAGCCGTTCTGCCGGCCAGCGCCATTCCGCCCGGCCAACGCCCTGGATTGGTGCTGATGCAGCCACTCGCTGCTGAGGGGCCGGCGGCGCCGGCTGTGCTCAACGAGACCTGCCGCTACCAGCTGCGGTTTCTGGCGCCCGGGCTGGGCATCGATGAAGACCCCGTCACGGGCTCTGCCCATGCGTTGGTAGCGCCCTGGTGGCTGCAGCAGCTGGAGCTGCCCAGGGTGGCGGGCTGGCAGTGTTCCCCCAGGCCGGGCGGCATGGTGTGCGAGGCCGCGTTTTCAGGCATGATCCGCTTGAGCGGATCGGGGCATCTCCTTTGGGACGGACACGTGCATCTCGGTTCTGGAGACGACTTTCCTGGCCGCTTGGGCTGA
- a CDS encoding SpoIID/LytB domain-containing protein, with amino-acid sequence MNSPFTRQMLVATPLAVVAVATGFAAQTLAPQSYGSVQGELLDTLMAVPPPALDTDDDADQLRSLEARRMDPLPTPEAPSLGLAEPAAAAPLDLEIRVALLRAGADPSLSARGPWQLLSRDGALLQQGGAGERVRLSGALQAVPEAWFQTSGEALLVNGQPYAGRIRLIQQQGRLRLVNHLPLETYITSVVGAEMPSSWSPEALRAQAVAARSYALAHMARPADRHWHLGDTTRWQAYRGMASVSEPTRQAAASTAGLILSYQGAIVESLYAANRQISLEAHGHLGASMSQHGAQDLAKQGYRYNQILGHYYQGASLARLKAGAG; translated from the coding sequence TTGAACAGCCCCTTCACCCGGCAGATGCTGGTGGCCACGCCCCTGGCCGTCGTGGCCGTGGCCACCGGCTTTGCCGCCCAGACCCTGGCTCCCCAGTCCTACGGCAGCGTTCAGGGGGAGCTGCTCGACACGCTGATGGCGGTGCCACCGCCGGCCCTTGACACGGATGACGACGCCGACCAGCTGCGCAGCCTCGAGGCCCGCAGGATGGACCCCCTGCCCACCCCTGAGGCCCCTTCGCTGGGGCTGGCTGAGCCCGCCGCCGCCGCCCCGCTCGACCTCGAGATCCGCGTGGCCCTGTTACGGGCCGGCGCCGACCCCAGCCTTTCGGCCCGGGGACCCTGGCAACTGCTCAGCCGCGACGGGGCCCTGCTCCAGCAGGGTGGTGCCGGCGAGAGGGTGCGTCTCTCTGGTGCGCTGCAGGCCGTGCCGGAAGCCTGGTTCCAGACCAGCGGCGAAGCGCTGCTGGTCAACGGTCAGCCCTATGCCGGCCGCATCCGGCTGATCCAGCAGCAGGGCCGGCTGCGGTTGGTGAACCACCTCCCCCTCGAGACCTACATCACCTCGGTGGTAGGGGCGGAGATGCCCAGCAGCTGGTCGCCGGAGGCCCTGCGGGCCCAGGCGGTGGCGGCCCGCTCCTATGCCCTGGCCCACATGGCCAGGCCCGCCGACCGGCACTGGCATCTCGGCGACACCACCCGCTGGCAGGCCTACCGAGGCATGGCCAGCGTCAGCGAGCCGACCCGCCAGGCTGCCGCCTCCACTGCGGGCCTGATCCTCAGTTACCAGGGCGCGATCGTGGAGAGCCTCTACGCCGCCAACCGACAGATCAGCCTGGAAGCCCACGGCCATCTCGGCGCCAGCATGAGCCAGCACGGCGCCCAGGACCTCGCCAAGCAGGGGTACCGCTACAACCAGATCCTCGGCCACTACTACCAGGGGGCCTCGCTGGCGCGTCTGAAGGCCGGTGCGGGTTGA
- a CDS encoding ATP adenylyltransferase → MRVERLWKAALEISQAAQGSGDLVPLRTELVAQPALQPFVLRRLLSATPKHLRREGPRPNPFLPWDRALEVERLGHSHVLLLNKFPVQPGHLLVITQDWAPQAGWIALADWQAVAYLAEDTAGFWFFNSCAAAGASQPHRHLQLLPRHAGEASCPLVETFRSQLRQESPAWPWCYRLSARQCPNDPSELQALYLRHAEELGLGDPRHDPQPRHPYNLLFDDEWFLTVRREQEHCAGYSVNGLGFAGYLLATKRSDLSWLLCHGPWELLRRVATPL, encoded by the coding sequence GTGCGGGTTGAACGGCTCTGGAAGGCGGCGCTGGAGATCTCCCAGGCCGCCCAGGGCAGTGGTGATCTGGTGCCCCTGCGCACCGAGCTGGTGGCCCAGCCCGCCCTGCAGCCCTTCGTGCTGCGCCGCCTGCTGAGCGCCACTCCCAAGCACCTGCGCCGGGAGGGGCCTCGGCCCAATCCCTTCCTGCCCTGGGATCGGGCGCTGGAGGTGGAGCGACTGGGCCACAGCCACGTGCTGCTGCTCAACAAGTTCCCCGTGCAGCCTGGCCACCTGCTGGTGATCACGCAGGACTGGGCGCCCCAGGCCGGCTGGATCGCCCTGGCCGACTGGCAGGCCGTGGCCTACCTGGCCGAGGACACCGCGGGCTTCTGGTTCTTCAACAGCTGCGCCGCTGCGGGGGCCAGCCAGCCCCATCGCCATCTGCAGTTGCTGCCTCGCCACGCCGGCGAAGCCAGCTGTCCCCTGGTGGAGACGTTCCGCAGCCAGCTCCGCCAGGAGAGCCCTGCCTGGCCCTGGTGCTACCGGCTCAGTGCCCGCCAGTGCCCCAACGATCCCTCGGAGCTGCAAGCGCTCTACCTGCGCCATGCGGAAGAGCTCGGCCTGGGGGATCCCCGGCACGATCCCCAGCCACGCCATCCCTACAACCTGCTCTTCGATGACGAGTGGTTTCTGACGGTGCGGCGGGAGCAGGAGCACTGCGCCGGCTACAGCGTCAACGGGCTCGGGTTCGCCGGCTATCTGCTGGCCACGAAGCGCTCCGATCTCTCCTGGCTGTTGTGCCACGGCCCCTGGGAGCTGCTGCGGCGGGTGGCCACACCGCTCTGA
- a CDS encoding sigma-70 family RNA polymerase sigma factor: MTTSTATRSKSVAGLAPAPGASGVAARNRRVEQYRALVRPIALHYHHRCPEPLDDLIQVGLMGLLRAAELYRPAMATPFEAFARPHIRGALLHYLRDVALPIRLPRRLDEQRQRLARLRAEWFATHHRPATEEELRRQLGLSQDRWQQLMAAERLVRLPSLEELQLEAGHGDGASHEDHDHGSQEAPALLLARLEEPLRLVVEKVILGGWSYRRTAAALQVSPMTVQRRLRKGLAELRGWLLSPEVQQHPAASAVPGC, translated from the coding sequence ATGACAACCTCTACAGCCACTCGTTCCAAATCCGTCGCTGGCCTCGCCCCAGCTCCAGGCGCCAGCGGCGTCGCGGCCCGCAACCGCCGCGTGGAGCAGTACAGGGCCCTGGTGCGGCCGATTGCCCTGCACTACCACCACCGTTGCCCGGAACCCCTCGACGACCTCATCCAGGTGGGGTTGATGGGCCTGCTGCGGGCCGCCGAGCTCTACCGGCCCGCCATGGCCACGCCCTTCGAGGCCTTCGCCCGGCCCCACATCCGGGGGGCCCTGCTCCACTACCTCCGCGACGTGGCTCTGCCGATCCGGTTGCCCCGGCGCCTCGATGAACAGCGGCAGCGGCTGGCCCGGCTGAGAGCTGAGTGGTTCGCCACCCACCATCGCCCCGCCACGGAGGAGGAGCTGCGCCGCCAGCTGGGCCTGAGCCAGGACCGTTGGCAGCAGCTGATGGCCGCCGAGCGACTGGTGCGTCTGCCCTCGCTGGAGGAGCTGCAGCTTGAGGCCGGCCACGGGGATGGCGCCAGCCACGAGGACCATGACCACGGCTCACAGGAGGCTCCCGCGCTGCTGCTGGCCCGGCTGGAGGAACCCCTGCGGCTCGTGGTGGAGAAGGTGATCCTGGGGGGTTGGAGTTACAGGAGAACGGCAGCGGCCCTGCAGGTGAGCCCCATGACGGTGCAACGCCGGCTGCGCAAGGGGCTCGCCGAGCTGCGGGGCTGGCTGCTCAGCCCTGAGGTTCAGCAGCATCCCGCTGCATCTGCTGTTCCAGGGTGCTGA
- a CDS encoding sigma factor SigF: MFPPFGCCGPAEAAGDGLRRHQERKLRMLRFWRDGIERQLAAVSAAISTLEQQMQRDAAEPQG, from the coding sequence ATGTTTCCCCCCTTCGGTTGCTGTGGCCCTGCTGAGGCCGCCGGCGATGGTCTGCGCCGCCACCAGGAGCGCAAGCTGCGCATGCTGCGCTTCTGGCGCGATGGCATCGAGCGCCAGCTGGCGGCGGTGAGCGCGGCGATCAGCACCCTGGAACAGCAGATGCAGCGGGATGCTGCTGAACCTCAGGGCTGA